Proteins encoded by one window of uncultured Draconibacterium sp.:
- a CDS encoding FecR family protein, with translation MNDKNAENINQSILHFIQGNANENEQTEVLNWINENPGNRKELFKQKDLWNAAEIDSDRLKELENNEWLELQHRIDKAKVRRGFFKEFVKIAAIIVVALGVGWMSHYFYTEAASARKVEMRTVEAIKGQIKEVFLADGTHVWLNAGSQLSFPSDFTEKNREISLHGEAYFEVTSSEKNPFLVKTGNHIVKVTGTKFNICEYPEDKMIETTLVEGKVKIISGNFFKDLYPGEQSTFYTETAEVIIGDKDFDIYTAWREGRYEFRNESVDKVFQIMERWWDVDIDYNKEEFKYEYISGVLRKHKPIKQHFEVINELVPIDYHIDNDDITVTLK, from the coding sequence ATGAACGACAAAAACGCTGAAAATATCAATCAGTCTATTCTGCATTTTATTCAGGGAAATGCAAACGAAAATGAACAAACTGAAGTTTTAAACTGGATAAATGAAAATCCGGGAAACAGAAAAGAGCTGTTTAAGCAAAAAGATTTGTGGAATGCTGCTGAAATTGATTCGGACAGATTGAAAGAACTAGAAAACAATGAATGGCTTGAATTGCAACACCGAATAGATAAGGCGAAAGTAAGACGCGGATTCTTTAAAGAGTTTGTAAAAATTGCAGCAATTATTGTTGTGGCTTTAGGAGTTGGCTGGATGAGTCATTATTTCTACACCGAGGCAGCTTCGGCACGCAAAGTTGAAATGCGAACTGTGGAGGCAATAAAAGGACAGATTAAAGAAGTGTTTTTGGCCGATGGTACCCATGTTTGGTTAAATGCCGGCTCACAGCTTTCATTTCCATCTGACTTTACAGAGAAGAACCGTGAAATTAGCCTGCACGGCGAAGCTTATTTTGAAGTTACCTCGAGCGAGAAAAATCCGTTTCTGGTAAAAACAGGAAACCATATCGTAAAAGTTACCGGAACCAAATTTAATATTTGCGAATACCCCGAAGATAAAATGATTGAAACCACGCTGGTTGAAGGAAAAGTAAAAATCATCTCAGGCAATTTCTTTAAGGATTTGTATCCCGGCGAACAGTCAACTTTCTACACCGAAACGGCTGAAGTTATAATCGGCGATAAGGATTTTGACATTTATACCGCCTGGCGTGAAGGACGTTACGAATTCCGCAACGAATCGGTTGATAAGGTTTTTCAGATTATGGAACGCTGGTGGGATGTGGATATCGACTATAATAAAGAGGAATTTAAATACGAATATATCTCGGGAGTACTGAGAAAACATAAACCAATTAAACAACACTTTGAAGTTATCAATGAGTTAGTCCCGATTGATTATCACATTGATAACGACGACATCACAGTAACACTAAAATAA
- a CDS encoding 2-oxo acid dehydrogenase subunit E2 yields MEHIDYNSDWRKVASTIYKKPTDSKIYGMVELDVTDIEKYIAKKRKEGLKTTLTYIITLIIGRAIRNEVPELNTFVKGSKIAQRKQVDGVVSVLLAGGEMGSVKVENADQRTIQEVTDEIAEHIRQSRKGNERDEMQSKNMLARVPWPFRKWLFRLYRVLTIDWGISLPGIGLDSNSFGSYVVSNIGTVGLDTGYGSLLPSSNVSLVMILGTVQNKPAVVNGEIVPRRIMLLSATLDHRVVDGSHGGRLFRHIKYLLKNPHLLEEKPDQNLAKF; encoded by the coding sequence ATGGAGCATATTGATTATAATTCAGACTGGCGCAAGGTAGCGTCAACCATTTACAAAAAACCTACCGATTCCAAAATATATGGCATGGTTGAGTTGGATGTAACCGACATTGAGAAATACATTGCTAAAAAAAGGAAAGAAGGCTTAAAAACCACACTCACATATATCATTACACTAATTATTGGCAGAGCAATTCGCAACGAAGTACCCGAACTTAATACTTTTGTAAAGGGCTCGAAAATTGCCCAGCGCAAACAGGTTGACGGTGTTGTAAGTGTTTTGCTCGCCGGCGGCGAAATGGGTTCGGTAAAAGTTGAAAACGCCGATCAGCGCACCATTCAGGAAGTTACTGACGAAATTGCAGAACATATTCGCCAATCGAGAAAAGGAAACGAGCGCGACGAAATGCAATCGAAAAATATGCTGGCGCGTGTGCCGTGGCCTTTCCGAAAGTGGTTGTTCCGTTTATACCGTGTGCTTACCATCGATTGGGGAATTTCCTTACCGGGAATCGGTCTCGACTCAAATAGTTTCGGTTCATACGTAGTTTCAAATATTGGCACTGTTGGACTTGACACAGGTTATGGTTCACTGCTGCCATCTTCAAATGTTTCGCTGGTGATGATCCTTGGAACTGTTCAGAACAAACCGGCTGTTGTTAACGGAGAAATTGTTCCGCGCCGTATTATGCTGCTGTCTGCAACTCTCGACCATCGTGTAGTTGACGGTTCACACGGTGGACGACTATTCCGCCATATTAAATACTTGCTAAAAAATCCACATCTTCTGGAAGAAAAGCCTGATCAGAATCTGGCCAAATTTTAG